One window from the genome of Candidatus Binatia bacterium encodes:
- a CDS encoding SDR family oxidoreductase, which translates to MILLVGGAGYIGSVLTEELLERGYTVRVLDRLYFGDTGLARVRDRIELVAADMRRAEPAHFAGVQAVINVGGLSNDPTAEYDPVANYEMNTLAAVRLAELARAAGVRRYVYASSCSIYDRGLSDDESDLVCDETTPVQPRAAYALSKLEAEQRLLAMASPDFCPVILRKGTVYGYSPRMRFDLVVNTFVRDAMANGRIRLICGGEMWRPLVEVRDVARAYVACLAADEQLVRGQIFNVARANMRISELALRVREALRLEGVDAEIVPDYSYRTVRSYRVSSRKIETVLGFRPRVSVEEAVRDMVRQLGTQGFEDLHHPRFENLRWLRVLEEAEAIVGSGRSIFAAPPAGPPALELVRR; encoded by the coding sequence ATGATCCTGCTGGTGGGTGGCGCCGGATACATAGGTTCGGTACTGACCGAAGAGCTTCTCGAACGAGGCTACACGGTTCGGGTTCTCGACCGACTGTACTTCGGGGACACGGGTCTTGCCCGTGTGCGCGATCGCATTGAGTTGGTCGCGGCCGATATGCGGCGTGCAGAACCCGCGCATTTCGCCGGCGTTCAGGCGGTGATCAACGTGGGCGGCCTATCCAACGATCCCACGGCTGAGTACGATCCGGTGGCGAATTATGAAATGAACACTCTGGCGGCAGTGCGTCTCGCCGAGTTAGCCCGCGCCGCTGGCGTGCGCCGGTACGTGTACGCTTCTTCGTGCTCAATTTACGACCGGGGCTTGTCGGATGACGAGTCGGACTTGGTCTGCGATGAGACCACTCCGGTACAGCCGCGTGCTGCCTACGCGCTTTCGAAGCTCGAGGCAGAGCAGCGCTTGTTGGCGATGGCTAGCCCCGATTTTTGCCCCGTGATTCTCCGCAAGGGCACGGTATACGGCTATTCGCCGCGGATGCGGTTCGACCTGGTGGTCAACACCTTCGTGCGGGACGCCATGGCCAACGGCCGGATACGCCTGATCTGTGGCGGGGAGATGTGGCGGCCACTAGTGGAAGTACGCGATGTAGCACGCGCATACGTCGCCTGCCTTGCGGCTGACGAGCAGTTGGTTCGGGGGCAGATCTTCAACGTTGCTCGGGCAAACATGCGGATCTCGGAACTGGCGTTGCGGGTCCGCGAGGCGCTCAGGCTCGAAGGCGTGGATGCGGAAATCGTGCCCGATTACTCCTACCGAACGGTGCGCAGTTACCGGGTGTCGAGCCGCAAGATTGAGACTGTGCTCGGCTTTCGGCCGAGGGTTTCGGTGGAAGAGGCAGTGCGCGACATGGTGCGGCAGCTCGGCACGCAAGGCTTTGAGGATTTGCATCACCCCCGTTTCGAAAACTTGCGTTGGCTCCGTGTGCTCGAGGAAGCGGAAGCCATCGTGGGCTCGGGGAGATCTATTTTCGCGGCGCCGCCGGCAGGTCCGCCCGCCCTCGAGCTTGTGCGACGGTAA
- a CDS encoding dTDP-4-dehydrorhamnose 3,5-epimerase family protein, with translation MGRAVIRDVQNIPLVAHVDDRGYLIEIVRATDPHLPKFGQVYLVGNFAKGTVRAFHKHLEMWDLFFISHGAAKFVLVDDRPDSPTYRETNVFVSSARNPSLIVVPPGVFHGWMSLEDDTQMISTATEVYRRGNPDEVRVPPDTFGDHWVVKGR, from the coding sequence ATGGGGCGCGCTGTGATTCGCGACGTGCAGAATATTCCGTTGGTCGCCCATGTCGATGACCGCGGCTACTTAATCGAGATTGTGCGGGCAACGGACCCACATCTCCCCAAGTTCGGGCAGGTCTATCTCGTTGGCAATTTTGCCAAAGGCACCGTGCGCGCCTTCCACAAGCACTTGGAGATGTGGGACCTGTTTTTCATCAGTCACGGAGCCGCGAAGTTCGTGCTCGTAGATGACCGGCCGGATAGCCCCACCTACCGGGAAACAAATGTGTTTGTGAGTTCTGCCCGCAATCCATCCCTGATCGTCGTGCCCCCGGGGGTATTCCATGGTTGGATGTCCCTTGAGGACGACACGCAAATGATCAGTACGGCCACCGAGGTGTATCGTCGCGGCAACCCTGATGAAGTCCGCGTCCCGCCGGACACGTTCGGCGACCACTGGGTGGTCAAGGGTCGATGA
- a CDS encoding SDR family oxidoreductase codes for MRRVLVTGSRGYIGSVLLPLLLERDYEVVELDAGWFDRWCVSAAGRGGRLGCDLRDVRRDLLDGVDAVVHLAGLSNDPLGALDPLLTQEVNCYGTLHLASIARAAGVKRFVFASTCSIYGAAGSEWVDEQSPARPLSAYAESKWRAEHGLLALADEAFSPVVLRLATVYGFSPSMRLDLVANNLTGWAVATGRVRLQSDGTAWRPLVHVRDVARAIGEVLEAPREVVGAQVFNVGSSSNNYRVRDLAEAVTVVTPGSRVELVPDAAADARSYRVRFDKFARCLPDAVPREPLEHALAELAQKLRELGVTADTIGHGTFARLSQLRELQRTGALDARLRWKSRGAGRSVARAG; via the coding sequence TTGAGACGAGTCTTGGTCACAGGCAGTCGCGGCTATATCGGTTCGGTGTTGCTCCCTTTGCTGTTGGAGCGTGACTACGAAGTGGTCGAGCTCGACGCTGGGTGGTTCGATCGTTGGTGCGTGAGCGCCGCAGGTAGAGGTGGGAGGCTGGGCTGTGATCTTCGTGATGTGCGCCGCGACCTCCTCGATGGAGTGGATGCGGTGGTGCATTTGGCCGGCTTGTCCAACGATCCCCTCGGCGCCCTCGACCCTCTGCTCACGCAGGAGGTCAATTGCTACGGAACGTTGCACTTGGCTAGCATCGCCCGGGCGGCTGGTGTGAAGCGCTTTGTTTTTGCTTCTACGTGCAGCATCTACGGCGCGGCTGGTTCGGAGTGGGTCGATGAACAAAGCCCCGCGCGGCCACTGAGCGCTTATGCCGAATCGAAATGGCGTGCAGAGCACGGCCTCCTGGCGTTGGCGGATGAAGCCTTTTCGCCGGTGGTCTTGCGTTTGGCCACTGTTTACGGTTTCTCGCCGAGCATGCGCTTAGATCTGGTTGCCAATAACCTCACCGGATGGGCCGTCGCGACGGGTCGAGTGCGCTTGCAATCTGATGGAACAGCCTGGCGCCCACTTGTGCATGTGCGAGACGTAGCACGGGCGATTGGCGAGGTGTTAGAAGCCCCCCGCGAGGTCGTGGGGGCGCAGGTGTTCAATGTCGGCTCGAGTAGCAACAACTACCGTGTGCGCGATCTAGCCGAGGCCGTGACGGTGGTGACCCCGGGCTCCCGTGTGGAGCTGGTGCCCGACGCTGCGGCTGACGCCCGCAGCTATCGGGTGCGGTTCGACAAGTTTGCTCGGTGTCTTCCGGATGCGGTGCCCCGCGAACCACTGGAGCATGCCTTGGCCGAGCTTGCGCAGAAACTCCGCGAGCTCGGCGTTACGGCTGACACGATCGGTCACGGCACGTTTGCGCGCTTGAGCCAGCTCCGCGAGTTACAACGAACGGGTGCGCTGGACGCGAGATTGCGCTGGAAGAGCAGGGGCGCGGGACGTTCGGTTGCTCGTGCTGGGTGA
- a CDS encoding glycosyltransferase family 2 protein, protein MSRPSRLTEASRSAPLRVEDLKIAIYIPAYNGASTIPKVLDRIPEHIRKIAAEIFIVDNASPDNTYLVGLGYAAQKGMANLRVYRNEYNRGYGGSQKFAYQHCIDNGFDLVIMLHGDAQYAPEKIPYLLEPFLYGEADMVFGSRMTGDPRAGGMPLHRYLGNIFLTKVENWVLGWNLSEYHSGYRVYACEALKKVPFHKCSDAYHFDTEILVQFAIAGLRVVERTIPTYYGDEKCYVNIWKYGIDVLLTMAEYWLHKNGWRRVEKFEVERVLPPGVPTPVPALAK, encoded by the coding sequence ATGAGTCGGCCATCCAGATTGACGGAGGCTAGTCGTAGCGCCCCGCTGCGGGTCGAGGATCTGAAGATTGCCATTTACATTCCGGCGTACAATGGAGCTTCGACGATCCCAAAGGTGCTCGACCGGATCCCCGAGCACATTCGCAAGATTGCCGCGGAGATCTTTATCGTCGACAACGCGAGCCCAGACAACACTTACTTGGTGGGCCTTGGTTACGCTGCCCAAAAGGGGATGGCGAATTTGCGTGTGTACCGCAACGAGTACAACCGCGGCTATGGGGGAAGTCAGAAGTTTGCTTACCAGCACTGCATCGACAACGGGTTCGACCTGGTGATCATGTTGCACGGGGATGCCCAGTACGCGCCCGAGAAAATTCCTTACCTCTTGGAGCCTTTTTTGTACGGCGAAGCGGATATGGTGTTCGGCTCGCGCATGACCGGCGACCCCCGCGCGGGCGGGATGCCGCTGCACCGTTACTTGGGGAATATCTTTTTGACGAAGGTCGAAAATTGGGTGCTGGGGTGGAACTTGTCGGAGTATCACTCCGGCTATCGTGTGTATGCGTGCGAGGCACTCAAGAAGGTGCCCTTCCACAAGTGCTCTGACGCCTACCACTTCGACACCGAGATTCTGGTGCAATTTGCCATCGCGGGTTTGCGGGTGGTGGAGCGCACGATTCCCACATACTACGGCGACGAGAAGTGTTACGTGAACATTTGGAAGTATGGGATCGATGTGCTGCTGACTATGGCAGAGTACTGGTTGCACAAGAACGGCTGGCGGCGCGTAGAAAAATTCGAGGTGGAACGTGTGTTGCCACCAGGCGTGCCGACTCCGGTGCCGGCTCTGGCAAAGTGA
- a CDS encoding NAD(P)-dependent oxidoreductase has product MRVLIVGASGFVGSALMDAFAGQAIGTYFQHPKPGLLPLDIRDGQEVAKMVAEVRPAWIFVPAAQPHVDWCEDHPEESRDVNVQGPATVARVAHAHGARVLFFSTDYVFDGAAGPYSERAEPSPINVYGEQKLAAEGLVLAANPENLIVRVCGVYGCEWPPKNFVMTLLKRLRSGEEIRVPSDQWGTPTYVRDIARAVRCLVDAAQAGVWHVAAPDFLPRHEFARRVCAVFGLDPTRIQPTPTAALGQRARRPLRGGLQARRLEEFGFSCRDVDAGLQALAVEVQRQGLQ; this is encoded by the coding sequence ATGCGGGTTCTCATAGTCGGAGCTTCCGGGTTTGTTGGCAGCGCCTTGATGGATGCCTTCGCCGGTCAGGCAATTGGCACGTATTTTCAGCACCCCAAGCCTGGCCTTCTGCCCTTGGACATTCGGGATGGGCAGGAGGTGGCGAAGATGGTGGCTGAGGTGCGTCCGGCGTGGATTTTCGTTCCGGCAGCACAACCACACGTCGACTGGTGCGAAGATCACCCGGAGGAGTCGCGCGACGTGAATGTGCAAGGACCCGCAACCGTCGCGCGGGTCGCGCATGCACACGGAGCCCGTGTGCTGTTCTTCTCTACCGACTATGTGTTCGACGGCGCTGCCGGCCCGTACTCGGAACGGGCAGAGCCCTCTCCGATCAATGTTTATGGGGAGCAGAAGCTCGCGGCCGAAGGCCTGGTGCTGGCTGCGAACCCAGAGAATCTAATTGTGCGCGTTTGCGGTGTGTACGGTTGCGAGTGGCCGCCAAAGAACTTCGTGATGACGCTGCTGAAGCGACTGCGATCCGGCGAAGAAATACGTGTGCCATCGGATCAATGGGGCACACCGACCTACGTTCGCGATATTGCGCGGGCCGTCCGGTGTTTGGTCGATGCAGCGCAGGCCGGTGTTTGGCACGTGGCCGCGCCGGATTTTCTGCCGCGCCACGAATTCGCTCGCCGCGTGTGCGCGGTGTTCGGATTGGATCCGACGAGGATCCAACCGACTCCGACGGCAGCTTTGGGGCAACGCGCGCGACGACCATTGCGAGGGGGGCTACAGGCTCGGCGCCTCGAAGAATTTGGTTTTTCTTGTCGCGATGTGGATGCGGGCCTACAGGCTCTGGCTGTCGAAGTGCAGAGGCAGGGACTGCAGTGA